Proteins encoded together in one Stigmatella aurantiaca window:
- a CDS encoding HU family DNA-binding protein, with translation MTKAELVEVVAAQSRLTKKSAAEILDIVFSNIGKAVKRDARFSYPGFGTWSVRSRKARKIRNPQTNEMMKLKASKTIGFRPAKELKNSL, from the coding sequence ATGACCAAGGCAGAGCTCGTGGAGGTGGTGGCAGCGCAGTCGCGGCTGACGAAGAAGTCGGCGGCGGAGATCCTCGACATCGTCTTCAGCAACATCGGCAAGGCGGTGAAGCGGGACGCGCGCTTCAGCTACCCCGGCTTCGGGACCTGGTCGGTGCGTTCGCGCAAGGCGCGGAAGATCCGCAACCCGCAGACCAACGAGATGATGAAGCTGAAGGCCTCGAAGACCATCGGCTTCCGTCCCGCCAAGGAGCTGAAGAACTCCCTGTAG
- a CDS encoding alpha/beta fold hydrolase, with protein sequence MHPGVWALWGTVIVLLLILGNVLWVLGVRRLYRPRTVPPQLRRVRCQDGWEIAVHVRRAPVRRFQEPILLCHGLSANRFTFDFAPPYSVAHYLAEAGFDCFSVEWRGTAGSRRPPRGRRYTDFTVDDHILQDGPALLEFALAETGAPQAFWLGHSLGGLVGYGVAQGPQGPKLAGLMALGAPVFLQSGPLLRALVGIGVRAAWPARFRQEWMSATMAPFLGYVTLPLSDLLVNTKHMPPTIQRQVYANMMSSMSRKVLLQFKDWIEHDAFRSYDHSVDWRAGLSRLTLPMLIMGGSSDRLATPENIRKQYELLTCSDRTLHVFGRDRGDKMDYGHGDLIFGTGAPLEVYPLIGTWLQAHATPLPSPVEQTAPATLPA encoded by the coding sequence ATGCATCCGGGAGTTTGGGCGCTCTGGGGGACAGTCATCGTCCTGCTCCTCATCCTGGGCAACGTCCTGTGGGTCCTGGGCGTCCGACGGCTGTATCGTCCCCGTACAGTACCACCACAATTGCGGCGGGTCCGGTGCCAGGATGGCTGGGAGATTGCCGTCCATGTCCGGCGGGCCCCGGTGCGGCGCTTCCAGGAGCCCATCCTTTTGTGCCACGGACTGTCCGCCAACCGATTCACGTTCGATTTCGCCCCGCCCTACTCCGTGGCCCACTACCTGGCGGAGGCGGGCTTCGACTGCTTCAGCGTGGAGTGGCGCGGCACGGCCGGCTCGCGGCGCCCCCCGCGCGGGCGGCGGTACACGGACTTCACCGTGGATGACCACATCCTCCAGGATGGCCCCGCGCTGCTGGAGTTCGCCCTGGCCGAGACGGGCGCCCCCCAGGCCTTCTGGCTCGGCCACTCGCTGGGCGGACTGGTGGGGTACGGGGTGGCGCAGGGCCCGCAGGGGCCCAAGCTCGCGGGCCTGATGGCCCTGGGGGCCCCGGTCTTCCTCCAGTCCGGCCCGCTGCTGCGCGCCCTGGTGGGAATTGGAGTCCGCGCGGCCTGGCCCGCCCGGTTCCGGCAGGAGTGGATGAGCGCCACGATGGCCCCCTTCCTGGGCTACGTCACCCTGCCCCTGTCGGACCTGCTCGTGAACACGAAGCACATGCCGCCCACGATCCAGCGGCAGGTCTACGCCAACATGATGTCGTCGATGAGCCGCAAGGTGCTCCTTCAGTTCAAGGACTGGATCGAACACGACGCCTTCCGCTCGTACGACCACTCCGTGGACTGGCGCGCGGGCCTGTCCCGCCTCACCCTGCCCATGCTCATCATGGGAGGCAGCAGCGACCGGCTGGCCACCCCGGAGAACATCCGCAAGCAGTACGAGTTGCTCACCTGCAGCGACCGCACGCTCCACGTGTTCGGCCGCGACCGGGGGGACAAGATGGACTACGGGCATGGCGATCTCATCTTCGGCACGGGCGCCCCGCTGGAGGTGTACCCCCTCATCGGCACGTGGTTGCAGGCCCACGCCACCCCCCTGCCCTCGCCCGTCGAGCAGACCGCGCCCGCCACCCTTCCGGCCTGA
- the pssA gene encoding CDP-diacylglycerol--serine O-phosphatidyltransferase, whose product MKLRKLMFVLPNLFTVTSIFCGFYAITLCTGEATPVHLYQAALAILFAMFFDGCDGRVARLTKTQSDFGVQLDSLADVVSFGAAPALLVYKWALAPLGFLGLFISFTFAACGALRLARFNVLAARNPHGGGGNFFVGLPIPLAAGGLVSLIIAHHAVRGGEVSPSVQGPVAAAVLALALLMVSTVRYRTFKDLRLSKKSALVLMLVAVAGSVIATRAHPAYVLVAFSSAYLAMGLIESAFLVRRRFSARKVGAGAVGAAAVVLDEEEDEEDEDEEEGSPEGRNGFL is encoded by the coding sequence ATGAAGTTGCGGAAGTTGATGTTCGTACTGCCGAACCTCTTCACCGTTACCTCCATCTTCTGCGGCTTCTACGCCATCACCCTGTGCACGGGCGAGGCGACGCCCGTGCATCTCTATCAAGCCGCATTGGCGATTCTCTTCGCCATGTTCTTTGACGGGTGCGATGGGCGTGTTGCCCGGCTGACGAAGACGCAGAGCGACTTCGGGGTGCAGCTCGACAGCCTGGCGGACGTGGTCTCCTTCGGGGCCGCGCCTGCCCTGCTGGTGTACAAGTGGGCGCTCGCGCCGCTGGGCTTCCTGGGCCTGTTCATCTCCTTCACCTTCGCGGCCTGTGGCGCCCTGCGGCTGGCGCGCTTCAACGTGCTCGCCGCGCGCAACCCGCACGGCGGTGGGGGCAACTTCTTCGTGGGCCTGCCCATCCCGCTGGCGGCCGGCGGGCTCGTGTCCCTCATCATCGCGCACCACGCGGTCCGGGGCGGCGAAGTGAGCCCCTCGGTGCAGGGCCCCGTCGCGGCGGCGGTGCTGGCCCTGGCCCTGCTGATGGTCTCCACGGTGCGCTACCGCACCTTCAAGGACCTGCGCCTGTCCAAGAAGTCGGCGCTCGTGCTGATGCTCGTGGCGGTGGCCGGCTCCGTCATCGCCACTCGCGCGCACCCGGCGTATGTGCTGGTGGCCTTCTCCTCGGCGTACCTGGCCATGGGCCTGATCGAGTCCGCCTTCCTGGTGCGCCGCCGGTTCTCCGCGCGCAAGGTGGGGGCGGGCGCCGTGGGCGCCGCGGCCGTCGTGCTCGACGAGGAGGAGGACGAGGAGGACGAGGACGAGGAGGAAGGCAGCCCCGAGGGCCGGAACGGCTTCCTGTAA
- a CDS encoding CinA family nicotinamide mononucleotide deamidase-related protein, producing the protein MHVELLCTGDELVTGLITDTNSPWFEARLFELGVKVERVHLVGDVHPDITHALLETALRADVVLVSGGLGPTSDDFTLECAAAAAGVPLVEEARALEWLEERYRSRGLTLSPSARRMARIPQGAEVVRNPAGSAPMVILRLGRCQLFFVPGVPREYRALAEGEVLPRIRALLEQEPGRAYRAFRLLRTVGVPESQLDARVAPLHPLHPQVVFGFRTHAPENHVKLMATASSQAEADAALASASSACRALLGSALFGVDGEEYTQVLARLLTQAGATLATAESCTGGLIAQQLTEVSGASAFFIGGAVSYSEKMKQAWVGVPAEVLERHTAVSRQTAEAMAEGVRAACGSTYGLSVTGYAGPTGGTAEDPVGTVYCALARQGHPTRCERYALSGDRDRVRLFAASSALELLRQALLSGGTAG; encoded by the coding sequence ATGCACGTCGAGCTGCTGTGTACCGGTGATGAACTCGTCACCGGGCTGATCACCGACACCAACAGCCCCTGGTTCGAGGCCCGGCTCTTCGAGCTGGGGGTGAAGGTGGAGCGGGTGCACCTCGTGGGAGACGTCCACCCGGACATCACCCATGCCCTGCTGGAGACCGCCCTGCGCGCGGATGTGGTGCTCGTCTCGGGGGGCCTGGGCCCCACGTCGGACGACTTCACCCTGGAGTGCGCGGCGGCGGCCGCGGGCGTGCCGCTGGTGGAAGAGGCCCGGGCCCTGGAGTGGCTCGAGGAGCGCTACCGGAGCCGGGGGCTGACGCTCTCGCCCAGCGCCCGGCGCATGGCGCGGATTCCCCAGGGGGCCGAGGTGGTCCGCAACCCCGCGGGCTCCGCCCCCATGGTCATCCTCCGGCTGGGGCGGTGCCAGCTGTTCTTCGTACCCGGGGTGCCTCGGGAGTACCGGGCGCTGGCGGAGGGCGAGGTGCTGCCGCGCATCCGGGCCCTCCTGGAGCAGGAGCCCGGGCGCGCGTACCGCGCCTTCCGGCTGCTGCGCACGGTGGGGGTGCCCGAGTCCCAGCTCGACGCCCGGGTGGCCCCGCTGCATCCCCTGCATCCCCAGGTGGTGTTCGGCTTCCGGACCCATGCGCCGGAGAACCACGTCAAGCTGATGGCCACCGCCTCCTCGCAGGCCGAGGCGGACGCGGCGCTCGCCTCCGCCTCGTCCGCCTGCCGCGCGTTGCTCGGCAGCGCCCTCTTCGGCGTGGACGGGGAGGAGTACACGCAGGTGCTCGCCCGGCTGTTGACGCAGGCGGGGGCGACGCTGGCCACGGCGGAGAGCTGCACGGGAGGGCTCATCGCCCAGCAGCTCACCGAGGTCTCCGGGGCGAGCGCCTTCTTCATCGGGGGCGCGGTGTCCTACTCGGAGAAGATGAAGCAGGCGTGGGTGGGCGTGCCCGCGGAGGTGCTGGAGCGCCACACCGCCGTGTCTCGGCAGACGGCGGAAGCCATGGCGGAAGGGGTGCGCGCCGCCTGCGGCAGCACTTATGGGCTCTCGGTGACGGGCTATGCGGGGCCCACGGGCGGCACGGCCGAGGATCCGGTGGGCACCGTCTACTGCGCGCTCGCCCGGCAGGGGCACCCCACGCGGTGCGAGCGCTACGCGTTGTCCGGAGACCGGGACCGGGTGCGCCTCTTCGCCGCGTCCTCGGCCCTGGAGCTGCTGCGTCAGGCCCTGCTGTCGGGAGGCACCGCGGGATGA
- a CDS encoding DUF1285 domain-containing protein produces MQPPTGQPPPGQRWHTREDSGIRLDVALRWWHDDKPVEHPKIIELFNTSLVLDDEGRYQLRIGKDWCYVQVEEAAYEVRTVDVTEDERVSVRLSDRTAEALEPATLRLGTDGVFRCRVKGARALARFSRDAQYQLGELLEEGQDGRLFLRAGQRRLAISLDAPPA; encoded by the coding sequence ATGCAACCTCCCACCGGCCAGCCCCCTCCCGGCCAGCGTTGGCACACGCGCGAGGACAGCGGTATCCGCCTTGATGTGGCCCTACGCTGGTGGCACGACGACAAGCCCGTGGAGCACCCGAAGATCATCGAGCTCTTCAACACCTCGCTCGTGCTCGATGACGAGGGGCGCTACCAGCTGCGCATCGGCAAGGACTGGTGCTACGTCCAGGTCGAGGAGGCCGCCTACGAGGTGCGCACGGTGGACGTGACGGAGGACGAGCGCGTCTCCGTCCGCTTGAGTGACCGCACCGCCGAGGCCCTGGAGCCCGCCACGCTGAGGCTGGGGACCGATGGCGTCTTCCGCTGCCGGGTGAAGGGCGCCAGGGCCCTGGCCCGCTTCTCCCGCGATGCCCAGTACCAGCTGGGCGAACTGCTGGAGGAAGGGCAGGACGGCCGCCTCTTCCTCCGTGCGGGCCAGCGCCGCCTGGCCATCTCGCTGGACGCGCCCCCGGCTTAG
- the recA gene encoding recombinase RecA: protein MNKVAEKLKAVAAAVAAIEKQFGKGAVMALGGEAQEQKVAVIPSGSVSLDRALGVGGYPRGRVVELFGNESSGKTSLSLHAIAQVQASGGVAAFIDAEHALDVNYARKLGVRVEELLISQPDTGEQALEITEQLVRSGAVDLIVVDSVAALVPRAEIEGEMGDAHMGVQARLMSQALRKLTGAVSRSGTCILFINQIRMKIGVMFGNPETTTGGNALKFYSSVRLEIRRTGNLKEGESIIGTRARVKVVKNKLAPPFQEAEFDLLYGVGIHRAGEVLDLGVQLGLIEKSGSHFSLRGERIGQGRERATDWLRERPQVLEALAAELAGSAPALAALPEAAEAVA, encoded by the coding sequence ATGAACAAGGTGGCGGAGAAGCTGAAGGCAGTGGCGGCGGCGGTGGCGGCAATCGAGAAGCAGTTCGGCAAGGGGGCGGTGATGGCGCTGGGCGGCGAGGCGCAGGAGCAGAAGGTGGCGGTCATCCCGTCGGGCTCGGTGAGCCTGGACCGGGCGCTGGGGGTGGGGGGCTATCCGCGCGGCCGGGTGGTGGAGCTGTTCGGCAATGAGTCCTCTGGCAAGACGAGCCTGAGCCTGCACGCCATCGCGCAGGTGCAGGCCTCGGGCGGGGTGGCGGCCTTCATCGACGCCGAGCACGCGCTGGACGTCAATTACGCCCGCAAGCTGGGGGTGCGCGTGGAGGAGCTGCTCATCTCCCAGCCCGACACCGGCGAGCAGGCGCTGGAAATCACCGAGCAGCTCGTGCGCTCCGGAGCGGTGGATCTCATCGTGGTGGACTCGGTGGCGGCGCTGGTGCCCCGCGCCGAAATCGAGGGGGAGATGGGCGATGCGCACATGGGCGTGCAGGCCCGGCTGATGAGCCAGGCCCTGCGCAAGCTCACGGGCGCGGTGAGCCGCTCAGGCACCTGCATCCTCTTCATCAACCAGATCCGCATGAAGATCGGCGTGATGTTCGGCAACCCGGAGACGACCACGGGAGGCAACGCGCTGAAGTTCTACTCCTCGGTGCGGCTGGAGATCCGCCGCACGGGCAACCTCAAGGAGGGCGAGAGCATCATCGGCACGCGGGCGCGCGTGAAGGTGGTGAAGAACAAGCTGGCGCCGCCCTTCCAGGAGGCGGAGTTCGACTTGCTGTACGGCGTGGGCATCCACCGCGCGGGCGAGGTGCTGGACCTGGGCGTGCAGCTGGGCCTCATCGAGAAGTCCGGCAGCCACTTCAGCCTGCGCGGGGAGCGGATTGGCCAGGGCCGGGAGCGCGCCACGGACTGGCTGCGCGAACGGCCCCAGGTCCTGGAGGCGCTGGCCGCTGAGCTCGCGGGGAGCGCGCCCGCCCTGGCCGCCCTGCCCGAGGCGGCCGAGGCGGTGGCCTAA
- a CDS encoding lysophospholipid acyltransferase family protein — translation MMWLYPLLNVLQLIFLVLWGVFWISLSGVLMVLTLNGNVPLMMARRLWAPMHWRIAGAHMHVEPLPDIDWSQPYIFLMNHQSAMDIPCAFAALPVNIRFIAKHVLQYVPFLGWYMAMTGMIFINRSNRRKAMQGLKQAGARIRAGKSILAFPEGTRSTDGRILPFKKGPFALAIEAQVPIVPVAIEGSGRALPTGGINLRRHDIRVKVGMPIETRGLTGADRDALLLRTRDTLIQLHREIGGPGAVDEAIARQGPEGRSTPSPPV, via the coding sequence ATGATGTGGCTCTACCCGCTGCTCAACGTGCTGCAACTCATCTTCCTGGTCCTCTGGGGGGTGTTCTGGATCAGCCTGTCGGGCGTCCTGATGGTGCTGACCCTCAACGGCAACGTGCCGTTGATGATGGCGCGGCGCCTCTGGGCCCCCATGCACTGGCGCATCGCCGGCGCCCACATGCACGTCGAGCCCCTGCCGGACATCGACTGGAGCCAGCCCTACATCTTCCTGATGAACCACCAGTCCGCGATGGACATCCCCTGCGCGTTCGCGGCCCTGCCGGTGAACATCCGGTTCATCGCCAAGCACGTGCTCCAGTACGTGCCCTTCCTCGGCTGGTACATGGCGATGACGGGGATGATCTTCATCAACCGCTCGAACCGCCGCAAAGCGATGCAGGGCTTGAAGCAGGCCGGTGCGCGCATCCGCGCGGGCAAGAGCATCCTCGCCTTCCCCGAGGGCACCCGCTCCACGGATGGGCGCATCCTTCCCTTCAAGAAGGGCCCCTTCGCGCTCGCCATCGAAGCCCAGGTGCCCATCGTCCCCGTGGCCATCGAGGGCTCTGGCCGCGCCCTGCCCACCGGTGGCATCAACCTGCGCCGCCACGACATCCGCGTGAAGGTGGGAATGCCCATCGAGACCCGGGGGCTCACGGGGGCCGACCGCGACGCCCTGCTGCTCCGGACCCGCGATACCCTCATCCAACTGCACCGGGAGATTGGCGGCCCGGGCGCCGTGGATGAAGCCATTGCCCGGCAAGGCCCCGAGGGCCGCTCGACCCCCTCCCCTCCGGTGTGA